A window of the Heliomicrobium gestii genome harbors these coding sequences:
- a CDS encoding long-chain-fatty-acid--CoA ligase, which produces MLVHELIRKGRPEKGALFAKSGSYSYAALQETVDRYRRCLHARGIGPGDRVGLFCHNSAEFIFAYMAIASLGAVIIPLNIMFRPREIAYILSDADSRHVVTDRPLELASAELNDSDLPLQHLLPEIGEAASAYRDHPLPDVHLTPEDPCVILYTSGTTGRPKGAVLSHRNLVSNARSYTETIKAVESDNYLCVLPLFHSFAWTCCVTTALLNGASITIMESFQPKEALALIRDCGVNVVTGVPAMFGIYNSLADPRDLANVRLFVSGGASLPVETLTRFNEKTGQSIVEGYGLSEASPVVTFNPIGATKPGSIGLPLPAVSVMIVDATGQDLPPGEVGELICQGPNVMSGYLGLPQETAAVLRDGWLYTGDLAYRDDEGYIFIVDRKKDLIIVGGLNVYPREVEEVLYAHPSVKEAAVIGMPDKTRGEAVRAFVVIRDGAELNRKELMTYLRANLASYKLPREIVELEALPRNATGKVLKKELKTR; this is translated from the coding sequence TTGCTCGTTCATGAACTGATCCGGAAGGGCCGTCCCGAAAAAGGAGCGCTCTTTGCAAAAAGCGGCAGTTACAGCTATGCTGCCCTTCAGGAGACGGTCGATCGTTACCGCCGCTGTCTCCACGCCCGTGGCATCGGTCCCGGCGATCGAGTCGGCCTCTTTTGTCACAATTCGGCAGAGTTCATCTTCGCCTACATGGCCATCGCCAGCCTCGGCGCGGTCATCATCCCCCTCAACATCATGTTCCGCCCCCGGGAGATCGCCTACATCCTCAGCGACGCCGACTCTCGCCATGTCGTCACCGACCGCCCCCTGGAACTGGCAAGCGCCGAGTTGAATGACAGCGACTTGCCCCTTCAGCACCTCCTGCCGGAGATAGGCGAGGCGGCTTCCGCTTATCGCGACCACCCCCTTCCCGACGTCCACCTCACCCCGGAAGACCCCTGTGTCATCCTCTACACCTCTGGGACGACGGGACGACCCAAGGGCGCCGTCCTCTCCCACCGCAACCTGGTCAGCAACGCTCGTTCCTACACGGAGACGATCAAGGCCGTCGAGTCGGACAACTACCTCTGCGTGTTGCCCCTGTTTCACAGCTTTGCCTGGACCTGCTGCGTCACCACGGCGCTGCTCAATGGCGCTTCGATTACCATCATGGAATCGTTCCAGCCCAAGGAAGCCCTTGCCTTGATCCGTGATTGCGGCGTCAACGTCGTCACCGGCGTGCCCGCCATGTTTGGAATCTACAACTCCCTCGCCGACCCCCGGGACCTGGCCAATGTTCGCCTCTTCGTTTCCGGCGGCGCTTCCCTGCCCGTCGAAACGCTCACCCGTTTCAACGAAAAAACGGGCCAGTCCATCGTCGAAGGATACGGTCTTTCCGAAGCGTCGCCGGTCGTCACCTTCAACCCCATCGGCGCGACAAAGCCCGGTTCCATCGGCCTCCCCCTCCCTGCCGTCTCGGTCATGATCGTCGACGCCACAGGCCAGGATCTGCCTCCCGGCGAGGTGGGCGAACTGATCTGTCAGGGGCCAAACGTCATGTCGGGCTACCTCGGACTGCCCCAGGAGACGGCGGCAGTCCTCCGCGACGGTTGGCTCTACACAGGTGATCTGGCCTACCGGGATGACGAGGGATACATCTTCATCGTCGATCGAAAAAAAGACCTGATCATCGTCGGCGGCCTCAACGTCTATCCCCGGGAGGTGGAAGAGGTCCTCTATGCTCACCCGTCCGTGAAAGAGGCCGCCGTGATCGGCATGCCCGACAAGACGCGTGGTGAAGCGGTCCGCGCCTTTGTCGTCATCCGGGACGGCGCAGAACTGAACCGGAAGGAACTGATGACCTACCTGCGCGCCAACCTGGCCTCATATAAACTGCCCCGGGAGATCGTCGAGTTGGAGGCTTTGCCGAGGAACGCCACCGGCAAGGTGCTGAAGAAGGAACTGAAAACGCGGTAA
- a CDS encoding basic amino acid ABC transporter substrate-binding protein, with translation MTKWMRISCAALLTAGLLVSLTGCGGSTPATTTPAKKKIVVGTEATYRPFEWKDEKGEITGFDVDLAREIGKELGVEVEIKNTPFDNLIAELQNQSIDMVASAMTITEKRKENIDFSQPYYDSVQAIIVKEGSPIKTLADLKDKNVGVQNGTTGMGVAEKLMGDRSTKIKRFETCPDALNTLRIDGLDAVIADKPVAQNYLVNNTDAKLLVLEDPTLEKEQFGLAIRKGDGELLKKINDALDKLEKSGKIKELNIKYFGSK, from the coding sequence ATGACCAAATGGATGCGCATCAGCTGCGCCGCATTGCTCACCGCCGGTTTGCTCGTCAGCCTCACCGGTTGCGGTGGCAGCACCCCCGCCACGACGACACCGGCCAAGAAAAAAATCGTCGTCGGCACAGAAGCCACCTACCGCCCCTTTGAGTGGAAGGATGAGAAAGGCGAAATCACCGGCTTTGACGTCGACCTGGCCCGGGAGATCGGCAAGGAACTGGGCGTTGAGGTGGAGATCAAAAATACGCCCTTTGACAACCTGATCGCCGAGTTGCAAAACCAGAGCATCGACATGGTCGCCTCGGCCATGACGATCACGGAAAAACGCAAAGAGAACATCGATTTCTCCCAGCCCTACTACGATTCCGTCCAAGCGATTATCGTCAAAGAAGGTTCGCCCATCAAGACCCTGGCTGACCTGAAGGACAAGAACGTGGGCGTGCAAAACGGCACCACCGGGATGGGGGTCGCTGAAAAACTGATGGGCGACCGCAGCACCAAGATCAAGCGTTTTGAGACCTGCCCGGATGCGCTCAACACCCTGCGCATCGACGGTCTTGACGCCGTCATCGCCGACAAGCCGGTGGCGCAGAACTACCTCGTCAACAACACCGACGCAAAACTTCTCGTCCTTGAAGACCCCACCCTGGAAAAAGAACAGTTCGGCCTGGCCATCCGCAAGGGCGACGGCGAACTGTTGAAGAAGATCAACGACGCCCTGGACAAGCTCGAGAAGAGCGGCAAGATCAAAGAATTGAACATCAAATACTTCGGGTCGAAGTAG
- a CDS encoding HD-GYP domain-containing protein, whose amino-acid sequence MMRISVSLVEPGAVLAKPVYDGRGSILLARGVQLTSGYLQRLKDLAIQSIYIESPFGDLIDYENALSEPVFVEVMKNTRHLVKMLASPRVDRDLSSAKKSVEMIVEELVRNRGTLLDLSALHDYDEYTYSHCVSVCVLSIIIGMHAGLRREELALLGMGALLHDIGKTRIPAEITKKPGKLTAEEYAIMQQHTRFGYDLLRKNSSLLSAHVAFQHQEKYDGTGYPRGVKGGDIHLFGRIAAVADVYDALTSRRPYRQPLPGHKAYEYIWSQSGAYFDPAMVRHFCGTVAIYPNGSLIELCNGKKGLVVKQNAGWPLRPVVCVMEDNRVVEIIDLMDEAQTNLVIVA is encoded by the coding sequence ATGATGCGAATATCCGTCAGCCTGGTCGAACCGGGCGCCGTGTTGGCCAAACCGGTCTATGACGGCCGGGGCAGCATCCTGTTGGCCAGGGGGGTACAACTGACCAGCGGGTATCTTCAACGGCTGAAGGATCTGGCCATTCAATCCATCTATATCGAGAGTCCCTTTGGCGATCTGATCGACTACGAGAACGCCCTTTCCGAGCCGGTCTTCGTAGAAGTCATGAAGAACACGCGACACCTGGTGAAGATGTTGGCGTCGCCGCGGGTTGACAGGGATCTGTCCAGCGCCAAAAAAAGTGTCGAGATGATCGTCGAAGAATTGGTCCGCAATCGGGGAACCCTCCTCGATCTGAGCGCCCTTCATGACTACGATGAATATACCTACTCCCACTGTGTGTCCGTTTGCGTGCTCTCGATCATCATCGGCATGCATGCCGGATTAAGACGCGAAGAACTGGCTCTTTTGGGGATGGGCGCGCTCTTGCATGACATCGGGAAGACAAGAATCCCCGCGGAGATCACAAAAAAACCAGGGAAACTGACGGCAGAGGAATACGCCATCATGCAGCAGCACACCCGCTTCGGTTACGATCTCCTGCGCAAGAATTCCAGCCTGTTGTCGGCCCATGTGGCCTTTCAGCATCAGGAGAAATACGATGGCACCGGTTATCCCCGAGGCGTCAAGGGCGGGGACATCCATTTGTTCGGCCGCATCGCAGCCGTGGCCGATGTCTATGACGCCTTGACATCGCGCCGTCCCTATCGGCAGCCCCTCCCGGGGCACAAAGCCTATGAATACATCTGGTCCCAGTCGGGCGCTTATTTTGACCCTGCCATGGTGCGTCACTTTTGCGGCACCGTCGCCATCTACCCCAATGGCAGCCTGATAGAGTTATGCAATGGAAAGAAAGGTCTCGTGGTCAAGCAAAACGCCGGTTGGCCCCTGCGACCCGTCGTCTGTGTGATGGAAGACAATCGCGTCGTCGAGATCATCGATCTGATGGATGAGGCGCAAACCAATCTGGTCATCGTCGCCTGA
- a CDS encoding chemotaxis protein CheB, producing MEEKNREPEQALWVLAIGASAGGLRAIQEVLNRLSPDQNLAVFIVQHLSPRYPSHLTAILKRTSLMDVKEAVQDEVICGGTIYVATPNHHLVLHGNRIHLDAESEKVKFARPSIDVLFESAAEAFGSRVIGVVLSGTGSDGSNGIISIKEHGGFTIAQDSSNSHYNAMPQNAINTGAIDFVLPLNEIPKIVSQILKEPETVRRELTLDEHMEIADMLRHRLNIDVVHYRRSTFKRRVRKRMTQLHYTSVQEYIEHLKRYPEELDELHDDLLINVTQFLRDEAAYESLRVNCLEPLIARLKDGDTLRVWSVGCSTGEEAYSVAFMVIDMLEEAQKKAELKIYATDLDEAAILEARRGLYNESKVRSLPESYREKYMIACGDFYKVKKHIRSCVIFGVQDIVHSAPIAKVDLLICRNLLIYFEKELQKKVLTMFQYALNPGGFLFLGKSETTSVVPELFDFVDRRWKIYRARSVPTRRVPYVRPRNGWMQLTDGDNRLNRRYVADSVLENLSAPVLALNEQLKIVLWNRRADELLTGCLAEAEKAEPEREALLFELIDDKMQAEMQECFQSGLVPPSRDISVTWRELPRLYALSFLLDADEDRKPILILIFTPVIRRTSGPVLPTEREMDSMEKELSDALSIAEELQSTNEELETTNEELQAANEELETTNEELESANEELETTNEELEAANEELETINEELEVRTLELLAVSALKNSVLTSINVAVIAIDLEGRVLEWNPAATKLFDIPSYKAVNRNLFGLQVPPFFGELKTHLERLVEGENETVSRAVIAWRNKSFNVDYVPLHNEEQQIVGLLIVAYDITEQHELHRQLQAALDTERNMAEELALAKSDAERANHMKTRFIAELSHDLRGSLNVILGVTQLGVETTSQPAQEGKARQVGKELPEGERLPEREALQEEIATYFDMTRKAADNLNNLLTQVLELSSIELGKKAVENKVFSIPQLADQVSAVIAYKARRARVDYIVDNQVSPRLLVESDFGKLCQILLNLLDNAVKYSQAGGQVVFRISREGERLRLWIADRGIGMNMETVAHIFDPFYRAKGVTKITGSGLGMAITQQLVHTLQGEIDVESREGVGTTVTVDAPVRYLEMPAEANGQGPVNMERLKTHMAHRRVLIVDEDPTSILLLSRVVTVLGGAPVVARGMEEAIALAGAEPPDLVLTEAEFHDGHAADMIGGVAKTMANCPPVVLVTSDIFQVNLTGEWRTYADELAAKPVALNELYACLWRVLEKPSGNRTA from the coding sequence ATGGAAGAGAAAAACCGGGAACCAGAACAGGCCTTGTGGGTGCTCGCGATCGGCGCTTCAGCCGGCGGGTTGCGGGCCATTCAAGAGGTCCTCAACCGGCTGAGCCCCGATCAGAACCTCGCCGTGTTCATCGTTCAACACCTGTCGCCGCGCTACCCCTCCCACCTGACGGCCATCTTGAAGCGCACCTCCCTCATGGATGTGAAGGAGGCCGTCCAGGACGAGGTCATCTGCGGCGGGACGATCTACGTGGCTACGCCCAACCACCACCTGGTCCTGCACGGAAACCGGATTCATCTCGACGCTGAATCGGAAAAGGTGAAGTTCGCGCGCCCCTCGATCGATGTGCTCTTTGAGTCGGCCGCCGAAGCTTTTGGGTCGCGGGTGATCGGCGTTGTCCTGTCTGGCACCGGTTCAGACGGCAGCAATGGGATCATCAGCATCAAGGAGCACGGCGGCTTCACCATCGCCCAGGACTCGTCCAACAGCCACTACAACGCCATGCCCCAGAACGCCATCAACACCGGGGCCATCGACTTTGTGCTTCCGCTCAACGAAATCCCGAAGATCGTCTCCCAGATCCTCAAGGAACCGGAGACGGTGCGCCGGGAGCTCACCCTGGACGAACACATGGAAATCGCCGACATGCTGCGCCACCGGCTGAATATCGATGTCGTCCATTACCGGCGCTCCACCTTCAAGCGGCGCGTGCGCAAGCGCATGACCCAGCTCCATTACACGTCCGTGCAGGAGTACATCGAACACCTGAAGCGATATCCGGAAGAGCTGGACGAATTGCACGACGATCTGCTGATCAATGTGACCCAGTTTTTGCGTGATGAGGCCGCCTATGAATCGCTGCGGGTCAATTGCCTGGAACCCCTGATCGCCCGATTGAAGGACGGCGACACCCTGCGCGTCTGGTCAGTCGGCTGTTCGACAGGGGAAGAGGCGTACTCGGTGGCCTTCATGGTCATTGACATGCTGGAAGAGGCCCAGAAAAAAGCCGAACTGAAGATTTACGCCACCGACCTCGATGAAGCGGCCATCCTGGAGGCGCGTCGCGGTCTTTATAATGAATCCAAGGTGCGGAGCCTGCCGGAAAGTTACCGCGAAAAATACATGATCGCCTGCGGCGATTTTTATAAGGTAAAAAAACATATTCGTTCCTGCGTCATCTTCGGCGTGCAGGACATCGTCCACTCGGCGCCCATCGCCAAGGTGGATCTGCTGATCTGCCGCAACCTGCTGATCTACTTTGAGAAAGAATTGCAGAAAAAAGTCCTGACCATGTTTCAGTACGCCTTAAACCCTGGGGGCTTTCTCTTCTTGGGCAAATCAGAGACCACCTCGGTGGTGCCAGAACTCTTCGATTTTGTCGATCGGCGCTGGAAGATCTACCGGGCCCGCTCCGTTCCCACGCGTCGCGTTCCTTATGTGCGCCCGCGCAACGGTTGGATGCAGCTGACGGATGGCGACAACCGGCTCAACCGCCGCTATGTGGCCGACAGCGTCCTGGAAAACCTGTCGGCGCCGGTCCTGGCGCTCAATGAACAACTGAAGATCGTTCTGTGGAACCGCCGGGCCGATGAGCTGCTCACCGGTTGCCTGGCCGAAGCGGAAAAGGCAGAGCCGGAGCGGGAAGCGCTGCTCTTCGAACTGATTGACGACAAGATGCAGGCGGAGATGCAGGAGTGTTTTCAAAGCGGCCTGGTTCCGCCTTCCCGGGATATCAGCGTCACCTGGCGGGAGTTGCCCCGCCTCTATGCGCTGTCCTTTCTCCTCGACGCTGACGAGGATCGCAAGCCGATCCTGATCCTGATCTTCACGCCCGTGATCCGGCGGACCAGCGGTCCAGTGCTCCCGACGGAACGGGAGATGGACAGCATGGAAAAGGAACTCTCCGACGCGCTCTCGATTGCGGAAGAACTGCAGTCGACCAACGAAGAGTTGGAGACGACCAACGAGGAGCTGCAGGCGGCCAACGAGGAGTTGGAGACGACTAACGAAGAATTGGAATCGGCCAATGAGGAACTGGAGACGACGAACGAGGAACTGGAGGCGGCCAACGAGGAACTGGAGACGATCAATGAGGAACTGGAGGTTCGCACGCTGGAGTTGCTGGCCGTGTCGGCCCTGAAAAACAGCGTGCTGACGAGCATCAATGTGGCCGTCATCGCCATCGACCTGGAAGGCCGGGTGCTGGAGTGGAACCCGGCGGCGACGAAGCTCTTCGACATCCCCAGTTACAAGGCCGTCAACCGGAACCTCTTCGGCTTGCAGGTGCCGCCCTTTTTCGGGGAACTGAAAACCCACCTGGAGCGGCTCGTCGAGGGTGAAAATGAGACGGTCAGCCGGGCTGTCATCGCCTGGCGGAACAAGTCCTTCAACGTTGATTATGTGCCCCTCCACAACGAGGAGCAGCAGATCGTTGGCCTCTTGATCGTCGCCTATGACATCACCGAGCAGCATGAACTGCACCGGCAGTTGCAGGCGGCCCTGGATACGGAGCGCAACATGGCGGAGGAACTGGCCCTGGCCAAATCAGACGCCGAACGGGCCAACCACATGAAGACGCGCTTCATCGCCGAGCTTTCCCATGACCTGCGCGGTTCCTTGAACGTCATCCTCGGCGTGACCCAACTGGGCGTGGAGACAACGAGCCAACCGGCCCAGGAAGGGAAAGCGCGTCAGGTGGGGAAAGAGCTTCCGGAGGGGGAAAGGCTCCCGGAGCGGGAGGCGCTCCAGGAGGAGATCGCCACCTACTTCGATATGACTCGCAAAGCGGCCGACAACCTGAACAACTTGCTGACTCAGGTGCTCGAGCTCTCCTCCATCGAGTTGGGGAAAAAGGCCGTCGAGAATAAGGTGTTCTCCATCCCCCAATTGGCCGACCAGGTGAGCGCCGTCATCGCCTATAAAGCGCGCCGCGCCCGGGTCGACTATATCGTCGACAACCAGGTCTCTCCGCGGCTGCTGGTGGAAAGCGACTTCGGCAAGCTCTGCCAGATCCTGCTCAACCTGCTCGACAACGCCGTCAAGTACTCTCAGGCGGGGGGCCAAGTGGTCTTTCGCATCAGTCGGGAAGGGGAGCGCTTGCGCCTGTGGATCGCCGATAGAGGCATCGGGATGAACATGGAGACGGTGGCCCACATCTTCGACCCCTTCTACCGGGCCAAGGGCGTCACCAAGATCACTGGTTCCGGCCTTGGGATGGCCATCACCCAGCAGTTGGTCCATACGTTGCAAGGTGAGATCGACGTGGAATCGCGAGAAGGCGTGGGCACGACAGTGACGGTGGATGCGCCGGTCCGTTACCTGGAGATGCCGGCTGAAGCCAACGGCCAAGGGCCTGTCAACATGGAGCGGTTGAAAACCCATATGGCCCATCGCCGGGTGTTGATCGTTGACGAGGATCCCACCTCGATCCTGCTCTTGAGCCGTGTCGTCACCGTCTTGGGCGGCGCTCCGGTGGTGGCGCGGGGGATGGAGGAGGCCATCGCTCTGGCAGGCGCTGAACCGCCAGACCTGGTTTTGACAGAGGCGGAGTTTCACGACGGCCATGCCGCCGATATGATCGGCGGCGTCGCCAAGACGATGGCCAACTGTCCGCCGGTGGTGCTCGTGACCAGCGATATCTTTCAAGTGAACCTCACCGGAGAGTGGCGAACCTATGCCGATGAACTGGCGGCGAAACCGGTGGCCTTAAACGAACTGTACGCCTGCCTGTGGCGGGTGCTGGAGAAACCTTCGGGGAACCGGACGGCGTGA
- the hcp gene encoding hydroxylamine reductase, with protein MFCYQCSQTVKGGCTKVGVCGKNEDIASLQDTIIFGLKGVAAYATHARELGYSDPEVDAITQEALYSTLTNSNFNLGEHVAMAMKVGTATVKVMDLLDRAHTDKFGIPVPVAVSSDKVEGKCILVTGHNLHALLELLKQTEGKGVNIYTHSEMLPAHGYPELKKYAHLKGNVGKAWHDQRKLFESFPGAILGTTNCVMPIRGSYSDRMWTYGCAGLEGVPKIVNDDFSALIEKALSLPDANWESDKTMTTGFHHVNVLALAPQIIEAVKAGKIRRFFVIAGCDAPIKEQEYYRELALAVPKDCVILTTSCGKFRFNDIDFGDIDGIPRYIDLGQCNNSGSAVKIALALAEAFGCGVNDLPLSIVLSWFEQKACAILLGLFSLGVKNIYLGGRAPEFLTANVVDVLVKNFGLNLIGNVEEDLKKMLGE; from the coding sequence ATGTTCTGTTACCAGTGCTCGCAAACCGTAAAAGGCGGTTGCACGAAAGTCGGCGTCTGCGGAAAAAACGAGGATATCGCCAGCCTCCAAGATACGATCATCTTTGGCTTGAAAGGTGTCGCCGCCTACGCGACCCACGCCCGGGAACTGGGCTACAGCGACCCTGAGGTGGACGCCATCACCCAGGAAGCCCTTTATTCGACGCTGACCAATTCTAACTTCAATCTCGGCGAGCATGTGGCCATGGCGATGAAGGTGGGCACCGCCACCGTCAAGGTGATGGACCTGCTCGACCGCGCCCATACAGACAAGTTCGGCATCCCCGTTCCCGTCGCCGTCTCCTCGGACAAGGTGGAGGGCAAGTGCATCCTCGTCACTGGCCACAACCTGCACGCCCTGTTGGAACTGCTCAAGCAAACTGAGGGCAAGGGCGTCAACATCTACACCCACTCGGAGATGCTGCCGGCTCACGGCTATCCGGAACTGAAAAAATACGCGCACCTGAAGGGCAATGTGGGCAAGGCCTGGCACGACCAGCGCAAGCTCTTTGAATCCTTCCCCGGCGCCATCTTAGGAACGACCAACTGTGTCATGCCGATTCGCGGCTCCTACAGCGACCGCATGTGGACCTACGGCTGCGCCGGCCTCGAAGGCGTCCCCAAGATCGTCAACGATGACTTCTCGGCGCTGATCGAAAAAGCGCTCTCTCTGCCTGATGCCAACTGGGAATCGGACAAGACGATGACCACCGGCTTCCACCATGTGAACGTGCTGGCCCTGGCCCCGCAGATCATCGAAGCCGTCAAGGCCGGCAAGATTCGCCGTTTCTTTGTCATCGCCGGCTGTGACGCGCCGATCAAGGAGCAGGAGTACTACCGTGAACTCGCTCTGGCTGTGCCGAAGGACTGCGTCATTCTCACCACCTCCTGCGGCAAGTTCCGCTTCAATGACATCGACTTCGGCGACATCGACGGCATCCCCCGCTACATTGACCTGGGCCAGTGCAACAACTCCGGTTCGGCTGTCAAGATCGCCCTGGCGCTGGCAGAGGCTTTTGGATGCGGCGTCAACGACCTGCCCCTGTCGATCGTGCTCAGCTGGTTTGAGCAAAAAGCTTGCGCCATCCTCCTCGGCCTCTTCAGCCTCGGCGTGAAGAACATCTACCTGGGCGGCCGGGCGCCGGAATTCCTGACGGCCAATGTGGTCGATGTGCTGGTGAAAAACTTCGGCCTGAACCTGATCGGCAATGTGGAAGAAGACCTGAAGAAAATGCTCGGCGAGTAA
- a CDS encoding glycerate kinase: protein MRIVVAPDSYKESLSALEVAEIIGRAARQVWTSPVLDLVPQADGGEGFVEAMVKGAGGRFVEREVTGPLGDAVKAHYGILQDGKSAVIEMAAASGLHLVPRDKRDPRITTTYGTGELIAAAIDAGCRTVFIGIGGSATNDGGAGMAEALGVGLLDGEGKVIPRGGAGLAQLRRVDCSGLDPAIASGAVTLVAACDVTNPLCGPTGASAVFGPQKGATPEMVAQLDANLRHLAAVVERDLGRQVAERAGAGAAGGLGAGLMAFLDARLERGFTLVSEITGLEAKVAAADLVVTGEGKTDRQTAYGKVPAGVAKIAEVYGKPVIVISGGIEDHEELEANFSALVACTRLPVDVPKAMQLAEPFLFATAKAVFRLVALGAGLYKTS from the coding sequence ATGCGGATTGTTGTCGCACCGGACTCTTATAAGGAATCCTTGTCGGCGCTGGAGGTGGCCGAGATCATCGGGCGAGCGGCCCGCCAGGTCTGGACCTCGCCGGTGCTCGATCTCGTTCCCCAGGCCGATGGCGGCGAGGGGTTTGTGGAAGCCATGGTCAAAGGCGCTGGCGGACGATTTGTCGAGCGCGAGGTGACAGGACCGCTGGGAGATGCCGTGAAGGCCCATTACGGCATTCTCCAAGATGGGAAAAGCGCCGTCATCGAGATGGCGGCCGCCTCGGGACTCCATCTCGTTCCCCGGGACAAGCGCGATCCCCGGATTACGACGACCTACGGCACAGGCGAGCTGATCGCCGCCGCCATCGACGCCGGTTGCCGGACCGTCTTCATCGGCATCGGCGGTTCGGCCACCAACGACGGCGGCGCCGGCATGGCGGAGGCGCTGGGCGTGGGGCTGCTCGATGGGGAAGGGAAGGTCATCCCCCGCGGCGGCGCTGGGTTGGCCCAGTTGCGCCGGGTCGATTGCAGCGGGCTGGATCCCGCCATCGCAAGCGGAGCGGTAACCCTGGTCGCCGCCTGTGATGTCACCAACCCCCTTTGCGGCCCCACGGGCGCCTCAGCTGTCTTTGGCCCCCAGAAAGGGGCGACGCCGGAGATGGTCGCTCAGTTGGACGCCAATTTGCGCCATCTGGCGGCGGTGGTCGAAAGAGACCTGGGCCGGCAAGTGGCCGAACGGGCGGGCGCCGGCGCCGCCGGCGGCCTGGGAGCGGGGCTCATGGCCTTTCTCGACGCCCGGCTGGAGCGCGGTTTTACCCTGGTCAGCGAGATTACCGGACTGGAGGCGAAGGTGGCCGCCGCCGATCTGGTCGTGACAGGAGAAGGCAAGACAGACCGGCAGACGGCCTACGGCAAGGTTCCCGCCGGGGTGGCGAAGATCGCCGAAGTCTATGGCAAACCGGTGATCGTCATCTCCGGCGGCATCGAGGACCATGAAGAGTTGGAGGCCAACTTTTCCGCCCTCGTCGCCTGCACCCGCCTCCCCGTCGATGTGCCGAAAGCGATGCAACTGGCCGAACCCTTTCTCTTTGCCACGGCCAAAGCTGTTTTCCGACTTGTCGCTCTTGGCGCCGGGTTATACAAAACCTCCTAA